In Candidatus Roseilinea sp., one DNA window encodes the following:
- a CDS encoding peptide ABC transporter permease produces the protein MVNYLIRRIGYALIMIVLVSFVSFVIIELPPGDFLTQKVEQLRARGDRSAEQQVEMLRLRYGLDKPFLERYINWATNFVRGDFGESFEFERPVSEILGARLGYTVVLALATTLITWFLAIPLGVISAVKQYSLTDQVISVISFIGLGMPGFLLALIIMYFAIIVFNLEVTGLFSPQFQDAPWSFAKFMDLLGHLWLPALIAAVTGIGGLVRIMRGNLLDTLGQPFVESARARGLKNRTVIWKHAVRIAINPLITILGSEVFPSIVVGSALVSIVLNLPTIGPVFVDSLRKLDMYLAGTCIVFLTIMLLIGNLVADLLLAWVDPRIRLE, from the coding sequence ATGGTGAACTATCTCATTCGCCGGATCGGCTACGCATTGATCATGATCGTGCTGGTGTCCTTCGTCAGCTTCGTGATCATCGAGCTGCCCCCCGGCGACTTCCTGACCCAAAAGGTCGAGCAACTGCGCGCGCGGGGCGACCGCAGCGCGGAACAACAGGTAGAGATGCTGCGCTTGCGCTACGGATTGGACAAGCCCTTCCTCGAGCGCTACATCAACTGGGCGACCAACTTCGTGCGCGGCGACTTCGGTGAATCGTTCGAGTTCGAGCGACCAGTGAGCGAAATCCTCGGCGCGCGGCTGGGCTACACAGTCGTCCTTGCCTTGGCAACGACGTTGATCACTTGGTTTCTGGCCATCCCCCTCGGCGTGATCTCGGCAGTGAAGCAGTATTCGCTAACCGACCAGGTCATCTCGGTGATCAGCTTCATCGGCCTGGGCATGCCCGGCTTTTTGCTGGCGCTGATCATCATGTACTTCGCGATCATCGTCTTCAACCTGGAGGTGACGGGGTTGTTCTCGCCGCAGTTCCAGGACGCGCCATGGAGCTTCGCGAAGTTCATGGATTTGCTGGGACATTTGTGGCTGCCGGCGCTGATCGCCGCCGTCACCGGCATCGGCGGCCTGGTGCGCATCATGCGCGGCAACCTGCTGGATACGCTTGGCCAACCGTTCGTCGAGTCGGCACGGGCGCGCGGCTTGAAGAACCGCACCGTAATCTGGAAGCACGCCGTCCGCATTGCCATCAACCCCCTGATCACCATCCTCGGATCGGAGGTGTTCCCCAGCATCGTTGTCGGCTCTGCGCTGGTGTCCATTGTGCTGAACCTACCGACCATCGGCCCGGTGTTCGTGGACTCGCTGCGCAAACTGGACATGTATCTGGCCGGCACGTGCATCGTCTTCCTGACGATCATGCTGTTGATCGGCAATCTGGTGGCCGACCTGTTGCTCGCGTGGGTGGATCCGCGCATCCGGCTGGAGTAG
- a CDS encoding peptide ABC transporter permease, producing the protein MAVATAPTALPVAKKRELGQSYWDLVKYRFKKNKLGVLGLILLVALYVSFVALPEFISPYQLENRSNFVEAPPTAIRFVDANGQFQAPFIYGLDRKIDTVRRLRTWEVNTDRKYPVRLFVQGDEYRLFGLIPMNIHLFGIEADQREQRIFIMGADALGRDYFTRIMYGGRLSLMIGLIGQFLTLALGVTLGVISGYYGGAVDMFVQRFTEFLSAFPNIPLFMALSAAIPAFWSPIVVYFMLTLILAFLNWGGLARQVRGLILSLREREYALAAKSFGAKDRRIMFRHLMPGTMSHVIVIATLSIPGMILAETALSWLGLGLRPPLTSWGTLLQDAATVRAIRFVPWLLWVVPPILLTILTYNMLGDGLRDALDPYSSR; encoded by the coding sequence ATGGCAGTTGCAACTGCGCCTACGGCGTTGCCCGTGGCCAAGAAGAGAGAGTTGGGGCAAAGTTACTGGGACCTGGTCAAATATCGCTTCAAGAAGAACAAGCTGGGTGTGCTCGGCCTCATCCTGCTCGTGGCGTTGTACGTCTCGTTCGTGGCGCTCCCGGAGTTCATCTCGCCCTACCAGTTGGAGAACCGCAGCAACTTCGTGGAGGCGCCGCCGACGGCGATTCGCTTCGTGGACGCGAACGGCCAGTTCCAGGCGCCGTTCATCTATGGGTTGGATCGCAAAATAGACACGGTCAGGCGTCTGCGCACGTGGGAGGTAAACACCGACCGCAAATATCCCGTCCGGCTGTTCGTGCAGGGCGATGAGTATCGGCTGTTCGGCCTAATCCCGATGAACATTCACTTGTTCGGGATCGAGGCCGATCAAAGGGAACAACGTATCTTCATCATGGGCGCCGACGCCTTGGGGCGCGACTACTTCACGCGCATCATGTACGGCGGCCGGCTGTCGCTGATGATCGGCTTGATCGGGCAATTCCTCACGCTGGCGCTGGGCGTGACGCTGGGCGTGATCTCCGGCTACTACGGTGGCGCGGTGGACATGTTCGTGCAGCGCTTCACCGAGTTCCTCTCGGCCTTCCCGAACATCCCGCTGTTCATGGCACTCTCGGCGGCCATCCCGGCGTTTTGGTCGCCTATCGTGGTGTATTTCATGCTCACGCTGATCTTGGCCTTCCTGAACTGGGGCGGCCTGGCGCGCCAAGTGCGCGGCTTGATCCTCTCGCTGCGCGAGCGGGAGTATGCGTTGGCGGCCAAGAGCTTCGGCGCCAAAGACCGGCGCATCATGTTCCGCCACCTGATGCCGGGCACGATGAGCCACGTGATCGTGATCGCCACGCTCTCCATCCCCGGCATGATCCTGGCCGAGACCGCGCTGAGCTGGCTGGGCCTGGGCCTGCGCCCGCCGCTCACCAGTTGGGGCACGCTGCTGCAGGATGCGGCCACGGTGCGCGCCATCCGCTTCGTGCCGTGGTTGCTGTGGGTGGTTCCACCCATCCTGCTCACCATCCTCACCTACAACATGCTCGGCGACGGGCTGCGCGATGCGCTCGACCCGTATAGCAGCCGCTAG
- a CDS encoding dipeptide/oligopeptide/nickel ABC transporter ATP-binding protein, translated as MENLSTQAPGATATLSADTRQTLLEVRDLKVEFNIRGGVVKAVDGLTYDIRRGQTVGIIGESGCGKSVTARAILRMVPKPGKITGGEILYYRYSRYPSKDGKTKDVEVIDMTKLDPDGELVRQIRGGEIAMIFQEPMSSLTPVYTAGTHLNEAITLHRLLPLKKLGDQMVEKIMEYRPVTKEEAREIAIQMLRRVGIPKPEQRVDSYPHQLSGGQRQRVMIAIALSTEPYMLIADEPTTALDVSIEAQILDIMRELQQTANMAIMFITHNLGVIASMADEIVVMYMGKQVERAKVVDLFYNPKHPYTKALLQSVPKLGPKTGARLASIEGMVPDPLHLPTGCVFHPRCPAFMAGKCDKLVPNWTNVGENHWVRCLLYEE; from the coding sequence ATGGAAAATCTATCCACTCAAGCGCCGGGTGCAACGGCTACACTGTCTGCAGATACGCGCCAGACGCTGCTCGAGGTGCGTGACCTCAAGGTCGAGTTCAACATCCGTGGCGGCGTGGTCAAGGCGGTGGATGGCCTGACCTACGACATCAGGCGCGGCCAGACCGTCGGCATCATCGGCGAGAGCGGCTGCGGCAAGTCCGTCACCGCGCGTGCCATCCTGCGCATGGTGCCCAAGCCCGGCAAGATCACCGGCGGTGAAATCCTGTATTACCGCTACTCGCGCTACCCGAGCAAGGACGGCAAGACCAAGGACGTCGAGGTCATTGACATGACCAAGCTCGACCCCGACGGCGAACTGGTGCGCCAGATCCGCGGCGGCGAGATCGCCATGATTTTCCAGGAGCCGATGAGCTCGCTCACGCCGGTCTACACCGCCGGCACGCACCTGAACGAGGCGATCACTCTGCACCGCCTGCTGCCGCTCAAGAAGCTGGGCGATCAAATGGTCGAGAAGATCATGGAATACCGGCCCGTGACGAAGGAGGAAGCCCGCGAGATTGCCATCCAGATGCTGCGCCGTGTCGGCATCCCCAAGCCGGAGCAGCGCGTGGATAGCTATCCGCACCAGCTCTCCGGCGGCCAGCGTCAGCGCGTGATGATCGCCATCGCGCTCTCCACCGAGCCGTATATGCTGATCGCCGATGAGCCGACCACTGCACTCGACGTATCCATCGAGGCGCAGATCCTCGACATCATGCGCGAGCTGCAGCAGACGGCCAACATGGCCATCATGTTCATCACCCACAACCTTGGCGTCATCGCCAGCATGGCCGACGAGATCGTGGTGATGTATATGGGCAAGCAGGTCGAGCGCGCCAAGGTCGTGGACTTGTTTTACAACCCCAAGCATCCGTACACCAAGGCGCTGTTGCAGTCGGTGCCCAAGCTCGGCCCGAAGACCGGCGCGCGGCTGGCTTCCATCGAGGGCATGGTGCCCGATCCATTGCACTTGCCGACCGGCTGTGTGTTCCATCCGCGCTGTCCGGCGTTCATGGCAGGCAAATGCGACAAACTCGTCCCGAACTGGACTAACGTCGGCGAGAACCACTGGGTGCGCTGCTTGCTGTATGAGGAGTGA